From the Melanotaenia boesemani isolate fMelBoe1 chromosome 9, fMelBoe1.pri, whole genome shotgun sequence genome, the window CCATGTGAATTTTCTGAAACCTTATCATGAGTGTCCTCCGGTTGGTGACGGGGGGGTTCTCGGGTTATGCGCATCCCGCCTTGGCCTTTTCCCTCGCTGTTGCGCTGGAGGACGGTGTTCCCGAGCCAGATGACGgtttatttagttgtttaagAGATTTGGAGTCTTTGAGCGTCCGATCTCGACATCAGGCACATTCAGGGGTGTGACAATGTTAGGGCTGATGCGTTGTCTAGAGCTCCTGTGGTTTAGTCTGTGGGTTCCCTGGTGTATGGTGGTTGCCCTGTTTCTCACCTTCTCTTCTCCTTTAGGTGGAGGTGATGGTAAGGGTGAATTTGGTTGGGTGTTTGTACacgtttgtttttttgttttggtgttttgttgatttttgtttCGGAGGTTCATGGGGATTTTCGTCCCCATGAACCCCCGTTTTTATGGAGGGGGGTGTTACGACCCCTTCTGCTTTGTGGCTGTGTtttgttaattatgtttgtATGAAGGTGCAGCTGGGGTATTCGGCGGTGCGTATAAAAGACCCGCCTATGATCGACCTCAGTCGCTTCTTTCCTtgctccgctcccaggccgCTGCACCTcgttgttgtgtttggtttagttctacATCATACAACACTGCATTCATTATACTTATACACACAACCAAGCATGCCCTGACATTGCTGATattgcagacaatcacacttcatggttatattattttgtcttaattttggtttaataaataattataattggttttctGGGTTGTTCAGCGTTGATTTGTTATAACCGTGAGCCGGGTTGTAAcacctctctgcaaacagaagcttggagaagtttgatcattggtcttcacacatgcatttgggttgttatataatatttttatccaatttatgaaagatgacccaaacccaaatttgtttaacgttgcaaataaaaatttccagtttactcggtcaaatgctttttctgcgtctaaagaaatgactgtggattccagattatgtagagtagaataatccatgatgttaattaatctacgcatgttagtagaggaatgtttacctttaataaagcctgtttggtcaggatgtattattggaggggttattttttctattcttctggccaaagctttgctaattatttttaatttggatttttttcatgaGAAACAGATTGATGAAAACACCACTGTTACACTCTCTGTGGCTTTGACCACAGGTTCGAAGTGTAAGACTGTAACTGAAACAgataatctgtgtttttttgtttagttttgtctttttattggtTCCCCAGCAGGTTTGatgagaaatgaatgaatgaatgtaaatCCAAGGTTAAGCCCTGCACGTAAACTGGCATTTGTTGAAAGTATAATAAGATCAATGTTATGGTACCCTGTCCTGTACCCTGTAAGTTTGAAAACTTAAAACGGTGAAATCTTGAGccatttttgtaaaaacaagCTGTTCATGGTGTACTAGAATACTGcactgttttgtttaaattaactaaaaactTTAGTACAGTTATCCATAGATCTTCCTCTATTGTGATTTATATTTGAAACATCTGTGGTTTAATGGTTTCATGTCAGAAGGTCTGAGACAGAACCATTTCTTCTGGAGTTGTAATTTTAGAATGTTTCAGTTTCAAGGCAAGACAAGATTATAAATTCTGTACATAGAAAAAAAGTATAGATATCTGAAAATGTAAACAGGTAAAGCTGTTATTGACTTATTGCAGGGCTCTTCAATTCCAGTTCTTGACGGTCacaattctgcaggttttagatgtttcccacCTTCAACACATCTTACTCAGACTAACGGGCTATTATGCACAACCTccgttctttttttctttttctttgtgtgcgtgtgtgtgtgtggatgggtgagtgTGGTAAACTGCAGGTGAAACTGTAATGAGTTATCACGGAGGAcctggaaattcagccacacacacacacacacacacacacacagtgatggagATTAAAACAAGGGATGGTTTATTGAAACCGGGGGGAATGCAGGGAAAAATCCAGATGAAGTCCGATAGAGACTGGCGGCAGGTTCCTGAGCTGCAGTGGAACACAAACTCATGAAACAACTCCAGACATAAACAGTGGGGATCCACAATCTAAAGGCGTAGAACTCAGACAGACAAGGGTCATTCACAAAGAGGCAGAGGTCAGATTACTTAtcagtagggctgggcgatatggcctaaaaataaaatctctgattttttataaccaaatccgatttccgattttaaccgattttttttccttttcttttacaaaacataaataaacttattaaaacattcatttgtttatatagatgaatgctagcaaaaataaagcatataatgtcatagctcttccaccatataaacgacttcatatcttacattgaaatatgcgacacaatgcatccgtgatctctttccatctggatccttatcgtaCAGGATCtactgcaggaataattcccctgatgaaggttgtctcttaacaagggtttgcagcatttttcactgcagttatacgtacagctaaatcccaggcgtgagtgaagggtcactttactgaaaatctgtcagacaaacaacgttctggtgtggagggagggctaagtctgctgctaactaactatggaaaaaaatcctgattttcaaaaaaattaatctccagaaatgaaaaattcgatttatcgattttatcgattaatcacccagccctacTTATCAGGGTCAGGCAGGGCTCAGTGGTCTTTCCAAAACAGGGTTGATGCCCAGACAGGCAATGGGCAGGAAAAGTCTGACATGGAATCAGGCACAAGGGAATCCGAGGGACAAAACAGGGTCATTCACAGGAATCTAGAGGCAAGAGAAAACACTGGCTATCAACAAAGAgaacaatgctgaccatctggcagggaagcagagacaaGAGAGGGTTTAAGTAGGAGAGCGGGCAGGTGGGAATGATGTGTAATCAAGGAggcccaggtggagcagatgagcttgatgAGGAAACGGAGAATCCTGCAGCAGCGACCATGACAGTCCCCCCTTCTTCCATGATGCCTACAACAAAGTGGTGGAATTTATCAAAAGAGGAGTGCTACCTGAGCTCCTGGGAAAATGGTACACAGCTCCATGCCTCAATTCCACCAACACCACAGCCACAGAACAGCCACCTGAACTGGGATGCTATTGTGGTCAATCTGCAGACTCAGATTCCATAATCTGCACATCTGGAAGCTGCCCTGGAAGCACTTTCATAGATCCTGCCTTAACCCATCAGAGCccgacatgacatatttgtcacatacagtttctaagACATtgtgcttcaatttatggtataaacattgcttaaaatcctgttgaacacaatctgatactacattaatagatacccagaagcagaaaaccacattaaaaaaaaaaatatatatatatatatatatatatatatatatatatatatatatatatatatatatatatatatataatatatagatatccccccccccaaaaaatgtaaatttgtttgttacattttgttaaagggccaaataaagacctcatatttaaaaaaattggacttttcttaccattatttaatgggtcgggcctttatgggttaaGCTGATCCGGGTGCCCAAGACATGGAAATGTGTTGAGTACAAAAAGCAAGTTTAGCAAGTTTTCAtgtttgtagtttgtttttctggGTGGAAATTGTTTACACTTGAATAAACTCCTCAAACATTTATTGTTTCAGTGTGATAATTACATTCATACAGCCTTGGAATTAAAGTGGAAGTGTCATTGAATCAAGCTTTATAATAAAgctatataataatatataataagctTTGTAATAAAAAGCTTGTTATGTAATGGGAAAGGAGTCTGAACTGGTGTGCAAGGTTGAGCGGATCCGGCTAGATATAATTGGACTCACCTTGGTGCATgtcttgggctctggaaccactgttctTGAGagggggctggaccctcttccattctggagttgctctcGATGAGCAAGTgtggcatgctcattgccccccgacttggtgcctgtatgttggggtttaccccagtggacaaGAGGGTaacctccctccgccttcaggtaaGGGGACGGGTCCTGGCTGTTATTTGTGCTTATgctccaaacagcagttcagagtacccactcTTTTTGAAGTTCTTGtaaggggtgttggagagcactccttccagggactcccatTTCTGCTGGGCTCACGTGGGCaaacctggaggggcgtgattgggatctgaatctgagtggtgttttgttgttcttctgtgctcatcatggattgtaaCAAACAacatgttcaggcataagagtgtccacatgtgcacttggcacctgGGACACTCTAGGCTCTAGGCACTTcacagaaagagtttcaactcttcaaccatgtcccgggtgaggcagtGGACACTGAGtcagagtgggctgtgttccgtgcctctattgttgaggcggccagccggagctgtggccataaggttgtctgtgcctgtcgtggtggtaaTCTACTCTAAGCCccttttaatatgtttaatatattttacagTTTCCAAAATGAACATTCAAAAATCCATGATATACATGAAAATGTCCTGCAAATTGTCTGGAATTGTTTGTGTGATGCTGGCtaatagtaaaatataaattacatgtGCACTTCACCATCATAGTAAAAGGATATAAGGCCTTTTCTGTCATCTTTAAGCCTTCAGTATCAGAATTTTAGTATTAGCTCTTTTTGTATGCAAATGTTATTTTccccataataataataataataataataataataataataataataataataataataaattaaatgcccCTTCAAAACCAGGCACTGCTCCTTCACCCATAGCTGCAAAGAGCCATCATTCTGTCTTGCTAATATTAGCATTAGCTCTTTTTGTATGCAAATGTTATTTTCCccataattaaaaaatgtttttaaatgtttaatgttttattttaagcttaGTATTGTATTACATAATTTATTCTTTCCAATTTcttcaatttgtttattttttttctttacttttaatatGGACCATTATTTTGAAATTTCACAGCCCCACATGCCAGTTGTGTCCAACTATTTGAGTTTTCCATGACATTTAGACAAAATTTGATGCCAACTCAAACTAGTCAGATCTTGGTCAAATTTACTGAAATGTCAGAGAGTATCTATTGAATTTCTGTTTACTACATTTGGACAGAGGCTTGCTTAAGCAGTTTCTgatctgtacttttttttttacttttttttttttgtaccttcCTTTTGTGCTTCTCCCAATGTACATGTACTATACTTCTATCCTGACTGTCTAGTGCtcagaacacaaactgcttccCTCTAGTGGTCAAAAAGGATCATTACTTGGTCCTTATTTGGTCCCCATAGCAAAGGCGAGGGTGTGTCTGCCTTTACTGTAGGCATCAGTAATCACTACACTTagcaaaatgttttgtgttcagTGAAAATGAGTATTAGACCTTACACAAATGTGTTAGTAAGAGCTGATGGATAAaaccaagttaaaaaaaaaccctggtTTAAAATCTTTCAAAGAAACATTGTGGGCAAGGGAACAAATTTTCATGTACAAACTCTGAGGCAGTGGGCCTCATGTTACAGACAAATCCAAGTAAAGATCTTTAATTTTCTACCATTGGTAGACACCAAAGCTAAGAGCAGAGCCTTTAATTGTGCTAATTCTGAGTCTGTTTGTGACCATTTTAATCTATTCTCCAATTCTTCCTGGTCTTTTTTGCCTCCTACATGTCTTTGTAGTACCTTGATTTACCTTCCAACAATAGATTGTATGTTGCTTGGGTACACAACTGAAATCCCTCACAAGGattattgttgtcattttaaattcCAGGCATGTAATATGAAGCTGTACAGTGTGAATGTGAGGCCTTTGCATGGCCCAGTGAGTGAAGAATGAGAAAACTAAATTAACTGGTTTACAATACAGTAACTGCTGATATGGCGGAGTGAAGAAGGGAACTGTGTTTGGTCATGGTTGCACTCTTAACTGTGCACCAACAATTACATAAAGATGTACTGCATCTTTTCCTTATACTGCAAATTCATGATCTCTATTTCTATGTTCTCCACCAAGACAAATGTGAGTAGTATGGGGCAATAATAACTAATAGCAGCCTCCTTTTTAATTGCAAAAAACTTTTATAGGACATTGTTTGAATCATAGGATTGTGCAAACTGATGCATTACAGAAATGTTACTCATGTTCTGACCAAGGATGAAATGACAGTGCACTTTCTTGTTGCCAGTGGGTATGGCTATGGCAATATGCAAAGAATTAGATGTTAATGTGAAGTTTGGTAGATATtggatggacagatgaaacAACTTCCTGTGAAATGACTAAACTTTAACAtagaattttgtttttggggCGGGTTGACAAgagaaaatcagttttaaaaaacgCCAATGTGCACATAAGTCTtagtttttcaaaaataaagatATGAAGGATTCATCAATTTGTGGAGGAATATATGGATCAATACTGTATAGTGTAAATAGGTCCTGTGTCTTATGATGGACAGGGTGTGCCCTGCTTCTCTCCCAGACGTTGCTGGAATAAAAGGgtaatggatgatggatggaaaaCTTTAAATTAATGGGGGATTTCATCATCTACAGTACATCATACAACAGATTTTCCCTCCATCCATTAAACCAATACAAACATTAGATTacaaacatttagtttaaaagttGTGTagacaaagttaaaataaaagttttcctattattattattcactgTGAGGTTATTTTCCTCCTGTTAGACAAGTATTCACTAAGAGCCAGTAAACAGAGCAGTCTGAATAATTAATGATGCCATTAACCATTGCTTGTAATTAGTTTCAAAGGAGCTTCCCAATACACACAGGTAGACAAACAACAGGctaatcatcatcattatcatcagaataaagaaaacaatgcCTGATGAAAAACAAGTCAATACTTCTGGCTCTGACTGTAATACTCCTGCACACCATCTCAAAGTGAACTTGCAGAAGTTGAAAACTTCACAAGCCACACAGCAAGCAGTCAAGTGTCCAAGTTATGAAAGTAGAatgtattgtatatatataaatgtttaatttcattaGTGCTCACAGTGGAGTGTAAAAgtatcttttatctttttagtaTTCTATATTTTTAACAGGTTTTCACAGAAATCCAAAAAGATAAAGATGAGCCACTTAAAGaaattagataaaaacattttaaattgttatttatttattagggaAATTATCCAgtaaaacatataaatgtagaaatatgtaaaccctttttttccattatgaAATAAACATTGGTTAAGAGAAGTGTGTCTAAGATCTGATTTGTGTCTGAGCCCAGTGGGCAAACGATGAGGGCTCAGGAACCAGCATGGTTCCCAGCCACTGTAAAAGGCCAAAGAGAGATGAATGTGGTGGGTTCAGAAATATGAAGactaattttctgttttatttactaaTGAATGCTGTGCTACACCAGATCGTCCTGTTGGGTAGTTGGTGGACTGCCATGTCATAACAAAGCTGCTATGTCAGCAAGGTGTTAGGGGAGTGATATTTTGGGCTGGAATGATGGGGATTAAGATGATGCTTAAGGGTGCCTTAGGGTGTCAAAATGACCTCTGCAAAATACATGCAGTCACCATTTCCTGCTATGGTATAAAAAGATCTATGTCTCATAGTAAAAGCATTTTTATGCAAGACAAAACACCAACCTAGCTGCAAAAAGATCATTAATATTTGACCGCTATGGgtataaaggaagaaaaactctTGGTGCGACCATCATCATTGCCTGACTCCAACCTTTTTGATAACTGCCGGAGCATCATTAAAAGGGTGGACGACAGTATACCTCTAAAGAGAAACTTTGGAAGACAGTTCTGGTATCCTGAAATGAGATACAGACAGAAACTATCCACGGACTTAGAAGTTCAATGGATCACACTGTTAAGGTGATAACAAAAAGTGCTCCAACATTAACATGTTAACCtctgtctttttgatttgtttttacaaaataagCTGTTTTAGTATTGGTAGATTTCTTCAATAACATCTGGGGTGTGGGGGGATTGGAGCGTGTGTGTAACAATTTGCTGTATCTCATACACATTTgatgcatgtgtgagtgtgatATTTGAATTCAGTCCCTACACCTGTGATACATTAATgtgtggaaatttttatttaggtgtgaaaatgtctttattcTAAGACACAATCTGGACATCAAAAAGTATGCGTATGCTGTGACAAAACCGAAAGCCAACAAACATTTCATCCAtatattcatgttttgtttttcttcattaaaacaatgaaaCTGCAATTTaaccaaagaagcagaagaagctcTGGTTTTGAGGCCTTTGATATatcaatataaatacatattttaactaaaaaaaaaataaaaagataattatGCAACTACTTATTTAGGGGGGAATTAAAACACAGAATAATCTGTATGATGTGTATCAGAAGAATTTTAAAACTCTATGTGTAAACCTAATTAAATCAGAACCCAAATTTAACACTTTCCTTGTACATATAAAACAGTACATATTTCTATACTTAAAGTCAATTTACATGTTTGCAGGTGCTGACTGTATTACTGTGGTATAACATACTAAGATTAACAATGTGGTATCAGAGCGTGCAACTTTCGTACCTGTAGTTTACAAAGTCTTTTTGCAGACTGAAAATTGCAGTAAATGATGACACAGTTTGAAAAGCTTGCACGTGATGTCCCCCTTCAATCCATAAAGAGTTGATACACAAGCTTTTCTCAGATGGCTGCCCAGACCTCAGTGGAACATGCTAATGTTTCTGCATGGGATGGTTTGGCAACTGCTTTCCTTCTACATTTCTGTTAAATGCTATTTGGTCTTGTGCtacataaaattaaagtatttcATTACCTATTTAGACACAGTTCAGTTAAATTCTTAAAGCTAGATGTTTCTTAGGATCGATTAAGTCAGTTTCTTTAACACTCAGAGGTTTGcttacaagaaaacaaacatatggCATCCAATTATTCACTAACTGCTGGTGGATTGTTAGTGAGACAGATCAACTATAGGGTGGTTTTAGTTCAGGTCTTGGTCTCAGTTTTTCTTTGCATCAACATTTTTCAAATCATAGTATTTTTCATGAAAGATTCCTTCTACACAACCATGCGCTACATCTTATTTGCTGTTATATTAATGTCagattgtctgtttttattaatgactGATATTCTGCTCATTTTGAGCTACAACAGTGTTTTTATACAAACATGGTTGTGTCTTCTTATCTatattgttttgtctgtgtACACCTTTGTCACACCACTTACTCTGACAGCTATGAGCCTGGAGCGCTATGTGGCCATTTGCATGCCCCTGCGACATGCAGAGCTGTGCTCCACACGCAGCACTCTGCACCTCACTCTCATCATCCACGGCCTCAGCTCTATTCCCTGTACTGTTACTCTCTCCATTTACTTTGCATCAGCAGCTCGTGCAGTATACACTCAGGGCATGGTATGCTCTGTGGAGATCTTCATCTTGTATAGCTGGCAGGGCTACCTCAGATCAGCTAAAGGCCAGTTTTACTTCTTAATTATGTGCACCATGATTATTTTCTCTTATGTTAAAATAATGAAAGTGGCCAAAGCAGCttcagaaaagaataaaaattcaaCAGGGAAAGCACTCAGAACTGTAATTCTTCATGCTGTCCAGCTGCTGCTCAGTCTCATCCAGCTCTGGTGTCCTTTCATAGAGTCTGCAGTTCTTCAGATTGATCTAATGTTATTCATTAATGTACGATACTTTAATTACGTAACTTTCATTCTCGCTCCAAGATGTCTGAGTCCTCTCATCTATGGCCTGAgagatgaaatgtttttttgtgcacTAAGGTACTATGCTCTGTGTGGCTTATACAAGAAACAATCATCaggttaaagaaaatatattgaaTCTAGATTTAATTTAGACAGCAAAAGCTTGCAATTAGGACAAGTTTGTGAAGATCTcgatgtaaaatgtttttgagaGCATGCTTTTGATGATCTTGTAGTGATGAATATGCTGCATATTTTCTACACATATTGctgataattaaatattaaatgatacaaaacatctgtgataatttgtaatattttgaaCTATTAAAAATAAGAGCTGCACgtaatgtttattttcctgATTTTGCAGCCTCTGTCTCTACTGCTTTACATAATGGACTGGACATATGGAGGCAATGTTTACAACATTTCTCACCTTGGCACTTGGTGATGTAGGTGGCCCGTCTCACTTGCACTGAGAGATCCTCAGGGTGTTGTACATTCACCATTCATGTGTGCATAGATGCTTCTAGCTGCAGAGTTAAGCAGAAAGCATGTTGTTGTAAATTCATCACTTTCTGAAAAGGTGGGGAAGTGTATACAAAGCAACAAATAATTAAGTCttgtttgttaatttaatttttttaaacggTTAAGTAGAAATGATTTCTACAGATTTCATTAACCAACTTTATGGTTTAAAACTATAATGAAATAttgcttttggttttatttgtttaaatataatataaattctATAAATGACAGTGAATTATTGAACCTTTTAAGATTTATATTTGGTTGCTATATATGGGGAAAAGGTTTGTTCTTGTAATAAGCTGTAActaatgactttttatttaatctttattattattattattattatcattattattattattatacagcCAGTAAAATTCAGAAGTTAATTAAGTTCAACTGTAATTTTATATCACTGCTTAAGCTGTAGTTTAACTGACCTTAACTGTCCTGTAAGTCATATTTTTGTGGGaaacaaacaacatttaaacacaaacaagaagtTTCTGTGATTCACGTTTCTCTTTCTTTGCCATTATCACTAACTAATATGTTGTTTAATGAGTTTTCTCAAAATAAAGGTTacacatctctttatttttttatttatttatttatttttgaatatAATCCTCCAAATGTAACACATAAGGAGGATTTACTCTATTAAATTCAAAGACTGGAACAAAGTGAAGGTTTTTACCATGGACAGTGGACTGATATagagaacaaaataataatttaaagtttaaaaattaaataaagttttccatCTTGAAAGAAGACAGATATTTGAACAGGTGATGGACTGACCATCCAGGTTATACCCTGCATCATGCCTTTTGCAGCACCCCTGGGATCCTGAATTGGATCAAGTGGACATATAAGATGGATTTgattttttaagaatttttggaagttatttttgtctttttataatACTGACTAAAGAACAAatggccaaaaataaataaatatactgtaattTGGTTTGTACTTAATCCTGTAAtacttaaatttatttacaaatttcaaaacaaaataaaaaacaacacgggaaaaaaaaaatcaggaaaaaaaagaaaaagaaaaagactgaaacaaaataaagtcaaatattataaaatgttataaaacataaaatagatgaataaaaattaataaagattaataaataaatcatatagaAATTATTATatcaataaaagtgaaaaaaagcaaataaataaatgattgatAAAGTTCAACTGGGGTTGCACAAGTTGTTACTTATTGTTTAAATTCTGCACCAGTCCGGGTTAGCCCATGGAGCACACAGGATTAATATGTAAATGCGTATTCATGAGGTTTGAGAAGTAAAGCTTTTGGGAAAAGCATACCCCtgtgaaatgaaagtttataatgtttatgttcaagttaataaatttgatattTATATACTAGTTGAAAACAGCCCTGCGAGAAATTCAAAGTAAAGTTTAGGTAAAGCCGTAGGAAATTTGCTGGTGTATTTATGCACAAATGTAGCAGTTTattgtctggtgatagtgtggattgaagggttgttgtcttttgtttgaggtgtttttgtctcctctttctttttactgctttctcttttgcttctttttgctgttttccttctttttctgtgccCTCCGTtaaggtccagcaagattacatacattccatgattcaaaatacattaattaattaattaattattcagattatcaagaggaggcTTATACCTATAAGCCTCCCattagcaaagcaaatttgtttggcacaataCAGCAAACATTCTGCTTGCTGTGATGCTAAAcaggacagttaaaaaaaaaaaaaaaaaatcagcaggcCTTTCTTGGCCTGTGGGTATCCAAAGGATGGGTACCGTTgggctaagcagagcgcagctttggcggtcgctaaggcaaaaactcgggcatgggaggagtttggagaggccatggagaatgacttccggatggcttcaaggagattctggtccaccatctggcagCTCAGggggggaaagcagtgctctgtcGACACTGTGTActgtggggatggggggctgctgacctcgactagggacattgtgaggcgatggagggaatacttcaaagaccttctcaatcccaccaacatgtcttccgatgagggctgaggtcgctgaggtggttaaaaagctccttgtgGCAAGgtcccaggggtggatgaggtccacccaggGTTCCTTAAGGTTCTGGATGCTGTTGgactgtcttggctgacatgcctctgtaGTATCACGTGGACATctgggacagttcccctggactggcagactggggtggtggtccccctcttcaaaaagggggaccggagggtttgcttcaactacagggggatcacactcctcagcctccctggtaaggtctattcaagggtgctggagaggagggtctgtcggatagtcgaacctcggattgaggaagagcagtgtggtttcaatgtttccctgc encodes:
- the LOC121646134 gene encoding odorant receptor 131-2-like, which translates into the protein MASNYSLTAGGLLVRQINYRVVLVQVLVSVFLCINIFQIIVFFMKDSFYTTMRYILFAVILMSDCLFLLMTDILLILSYNSVFIQTWLCLLIYIVLSVYTFVTPLTLTAMSLERYVAICMPLRHAELCSTRSTLHLTLIIHGLSSIPCTVTLSIYFASAARAVYTQGMVCSVEIFILYSWQGYLRSAKGQFYFLIMCTMIIFSYVKIMKVAKAASEKNKNSTGKALRTVILHAVQLLLSLIQLWCPFIESAVLQIDLMLFINVRYFNYVTFILAPRCLSPLIYGLRDEMFFCALRYYALCGLYKKQSSG